A window of Hyalangium ruber genomic DNA:
ACCTCGGCGCCATCTCGTTCTCGACGCTCGTGGTCGACGAGGCACAGGCGCTGAAGAACCCGAGCACCCGCCGGGCCCGCGCCGCGAGGCAGCTGAACGCGGGCTTCCGCATCGCGCTGTCGGGAACGCCCCTGGAGAACCACCTGGGCGAGCTGTGGAGCCTCTTCACGGTCGTCTTCCCAGGCCTGCTCGGAAGCTGGGAGCAATTCCGGGAGCGCTTCGCCGCCCCCATCGAGCGCGGCAAGGATCCCGACGCGAGCGTGGCCCTCTCGCGGGTGATCAGCCCCTTCCTGCTCCGCCGTACGAAGCAGGAGGTCGCCCGCGAGCTGCCCCCGCGCACGGAGATTCAGGTGCCGGTGGCGCTCTCCGAGGAGGAGTGGACGCTGTACGAGGACGCGCGGCTGGCGGCGGTCGCGGAGGTCAGCAAGCAGGGCAAGGGCCTGCGCAATGAGCAGCAGCGCTTCCAGGTGCTCGCGGCGCTGACGCGGCTGCGCCTGCTCGCCTCGCACCCCCGTCTCTACGACTCGCAGTCGGAAATCACCTCCTCCAAGATGCGACGGCTCCTCGAGCTGCTGGAGGAACTGCGAAGCGAGGGCCACCGGGCGCTGGTGTTCAGCCAGTTCACCTCGCACTTGGACCTCGTCCGCGAGGAGCTGGAGCGTGCCGGTTTCACGTACCAGTACCTCGATGGCTCAACGCCCGCGGCGGCGCGCGCGAAGCGGATCCAGGCGTTCCAGGAGGGCGAGGGCGAGCTGTTCTTGATTTCTCTCAAAGCGGGAGGCACGGGCATCAACCTCACCGCGGCCGACTACGTCATCCACCTGGATCCGTGGTGGAACCCAGCGGTGGAGGATCAGGCCACGGACCGGGCCCACCGCATTGGCCAGACGCGACCGGTGACGGTGTACCGATTGATCGCTCGGGGGACCATCGAGGAGCAGATCCTCTCGCTGCACTCGGACAAGCGGGCGCTGGTGGCCGGAGTGCTCGAAGGGACGGATGTCGCGGCGCGGCTGACCACGAAGGATCTGCTGGCGTTGCTGGCGGGGGGCGAGGCTCCGCGAGAGCGGCAGGACGACGAGGAAGAGCCGCGCACCCGCCTCGTTCACTGACTGGAAGCTTGAAGACAGCCCCACTTCGCGTAACGGTGTGGCCTCTCAACGGGAGGACACACGGATGAAGGCACTTTGGAAGTGGGCGGCAATGGCGCTGGCGGTGGGGGTGATGGGCTGCGGCAACACCTCGGAGCACCTCGGTGGGGAATGCACCGAGAGCGCGTCATGTGAGGATGAGGAGCTCAGCTGCCTGTTTCAGTTCAAGGGCGGCTACTGTGGCTTCACGGGCTGCAGGGCGAACGCGGACTGTCCGGGCGGGTCCATCTGCGTGACCGAGGAAGGCGTGAACTACTGCTTCCGGACTTGCGACGAGAAGGCGGACTGCAACGAGAACCGCTCGTCGGAGAACGAGTCGAACTGCTCGTCGAACGTCACCCGCGTGGAATCGGGTTCGCAGAAGGTGTGCGTGCCGCCCTCGGTCGGCTGAGCTGATTACTTCCAGCCGGGATTTGGGGGACTGGAGTCGCGAGTCGGCTCTATCCTTTCTCGATGCCTCTGCTCCCCCGTCTCCAGCTCTTCGAATTCCTCGATCAGCCGTGGCTGCCCGCGCCGTTGCGCCGTGGCGAGGTGGATTACCTGCGCGTCGTGCTCGACCGCATGCGGCCCTATGACAGCGTGGCGCCGCAGCTGGCGGAGCTGCTCCGCACGGCGGGCACGGACCGGGTCGTCGATCTCTGCTCCGGCTCGGGGGGCCCATGGCGCACCCTGCTCCCGGCGCTGCGAGCGGTGCATGACCGGGCCGAGGTGGTGCTCACCGACCTCCATCCCAACCCAGGGCAGGAGCTGCCTCCTGGCGCGCACTACCGCGACACCCCCGTCGACGCCACGCGCATTCCCGAGGAGCTGACGGGAGTGCGGACCCTCTTCGAGGGGCTGCACCATTTCCCCCCGGAGCGGGCTCGCGCTCTGCTCGCGGATGCCGCAGCGCGCTCAGTCCCCATCGCCGCCTTCGAGCTCACCCAGCGCTCGCTGCCGTACCTTCTAGGCCAGCTCCTGCTCGTCGTGCCCCTGGTGTGGGGCTTCACCCCGCTCATCCGCCCGGTGCGCTGGTGGCGCCTGGTCCTCACCTACCTGGTGCCCATCATTCCCCTGCTCGTCCTCTGGGATGGCGTGGTGTCGTCGCTGCGGACCTATGCTCCGGCGGACCTCGAGAGGCTGACGACGGGGCTCGGTGCCGACGGCGGGTACCGCTGGAGCAGCGGAACCCAGAGCGTGAAGGGAATGGTCATCACCTATCTCATCGGGCAGCCGGAGAGAACGAGACAGGAGGGTGCTTGAGTCACCACCCCTGAGGTAGGGTGAAGCCCATGGAGAGGTCTGCCGTGCCGGAGCTGGACCCGGCCTCGCTGCCCATGGGGACACAGGTGGGGCCCTGGCGTCTGGAGGGCTGGGGCGGCCGAGGCACCTACGGCGTCGTCTATCGTGCTGTTCGAGTGGGGCGCGAGGAAGCGGGCTGCGTGGCGCTGAAGCTGGCTTTGCATCCCGAAGACCCGCGCTTCGAGAGAGAGGTGAAGCTGCTGTCCAGCCTGCGCCATCCGAGTGTCCCGCGCTTCCACGGGCACGGAGGTTGGAGGCACCCTTCCGGCGCCGTGCATCCCTACCTGGCCATGCAGTGGATTCACGGAAGGCCGCTCTACGACTGGGCTGCCCAGCGCAACCCAAGCTCGCGTCAGGTGCTTCGGGTGCTGGCGCAGGTGGCGCGTGCGCTCGAAGCCGTGCATGCGGTCCACGCGGTGCATCGGGACGTCAAGGGAGGGAACGTCCTGGTGCGGCCGGCGGATGGGCGCGTCTTCCTGACGGACCTGGGCTCGGGCCACTACGCGGGGGCTTCATCGCTCACGCAGCAGGTACTGCCTCCCGGTACGCCCGCCTACCGCAGTCCCGAGGCATGGCGGTTCGTCCAACGCTTCGGCCATGACTCCAGCGCGCGCTACGCCGCCACACCCGCCGATGATCTCTTCGCATTGGGAGTGACCGCCTGCCGCCTGGTGACGGACGAGTACCCTCCCTCGACGGAGCCTGGAGAGGACACGGCGGGCTTGTGGCGAGTGGACAGTGAAGGACCGAGGCCTCCGGCGGCGATCAACTTCCGCGTGGAACTGCGACTCAATGCGCTCATCCTCCAGCTACTCTCTGCGCGGCCCGAGGCACGTGGCACCTCGGCGGAGCTAGCGCGAACGCTGGAAGAGGTGGCGGAACAAGCGGGCCCGGAAGCGGATCATCCCCTCTTCGCCTGGGAGGCGCTCTCGCCCGCCTCGTGGAGCCCGGAGGATGTTGCCATCGCCGTGGGCCTTCACCAGCGCCCGCGCCGGCGAGACAGGCAAGTGGTGCGCTTGTCGGAGCAAAGGGATGCCGCTGAGAAGGCAGAAGAGCTGACCCGGGTAAGAGCTCCCGCGGAGGGTTCTCCATGGCGAACCCGACTCACCGCGCTGGCAGTGGGCGTGCTGATGCTGGTGGGGGACTGGCGGGGAGAGCCTCGGGAAGCCTCACCAGAGGATGGCGGCACGGCGGGCCTGGGAGACGACGCACGGACCTTTGTCGTGGCATCCGCGCCTGCACCGTCCCCAAAGGGTATCCGACTGGAAATTCCTCCCAAGCCATTCAAGGGGCAGCGCAAGGCTCCGTGCCCAAAAGGCGATGTCGAGATTCGGGGAGGGTGCTGGACCAAGCTGGAGACCCAGGCACCGGACTGTCAGGAGTATGCCTACGAATGGAAGGGCGGCTGCTACCTGCCCATCATTCCCGCCGCACCGCCAGCCACCTCGGATCATCCATAGCGGTTGTCGGGCAGGGAGAGGGCACTGGGCAAACCTGTCAGACAACCGGACAGGTTTGGAGGGAGCACCACCGAGCCGCGCCGCTCAGCCCAAGCCAATCCGAGGCAGCGTCACCTCGCGCACCTTGGGGATGCGGAAGCGATAGAGGAAGGCGTCGGCGAAGTAGTGGGCCAGCACGATGGAGTTGCCCACGAGCACGCCCATGGACCACATCGGCTGCTGGCGCAGGAAGAAGTCCGTGGCAGCGCCCTGGGTGGCCGTGTCCACCAGGGTGACGAAGGGGCTGTTGGCCACGCCCACGAGGATGAGCGGCAGCATCGCCGCCACCATCGCCGGCCAGACTGCGGCCTTGCCCAGCCGTGCCTCGGGCTCCTTGGCGGTGGGCTCGAGCATGCGCCCGGTGAGGAACGCGTACTCCAGGCCGTGGGTGCCCGCGCTGAGCACCGCGCCCCAACCCGGCCAGATCAGGGCGATGGAGACGATGCTGCACCAGCCCAGCAGATAGAAGCACTTGGGCCCGCTCTGCTTCGTGGCGATCAACGTGCTGGCGAGCCGTCCCGCGTACACGAGCCACACGGCCAACAGCACGTAACAAGTGGAGAACGGGAGGCTGCCGCGCTCGGCCTGCCCCACATCCATCAGCGGGAAGTCACCCCGCTCGGAGGTGAGCGGCACCCAGAAGATGCGCACCAGCATCAGCGTGAGCGCCATGGGCACCCAGTACTTCTGGAGGTTGCGCTCGGTCTCGGAGGGAGGCGGTGCCCCGGCGGTGCGGCCGCGCAGGTTGTGCAGCGCCCACAGCCCCTTCACCTGGGAGAGCGTGTGGTGCGCGGCGAAGACATAGATGGTGGCGCCCAGGAGCAGGTTCGCCAGCGGCATGTGCTCCTTGGTGTACCAGGCCATCGCCAGGGTGACGACGAACACAGCGCCCGAGCCACCGAGCAGCAGGCTCTTCTGGTGCGGCGTGGTGTGCAGCAGGTCCCTGCGCACGAGGATGAGCAGGAAGGTGAGGATGACGTGGGTGCCGTTGAAGAGCAGGTACTGCGACACCCACCGGCCGATGGCGCGAGACAGCCCGCCGTCCGCCGCGCCGAGGAAGCTCGACATCCACAGGCAGAACAGGGCCACCGCCGCCGGGATGAACAGCAGGTTGACGTCCTGGCGCTGAGAGAAGAGCCAGGGCGCGCCGGCACCCAGCGAGGGCACCGCCACGGCCGGAGGAGCGGAGGTCAAGGTCACGGGCTGCGACATACAGGGGCCCACTATACCCCCCCTCCTCTGGGCTGGCGTCGGGCGGTTGGCCGATGCCCGGCCCGGAGCCCACGGGAGGAAGAGGGCTCCCTGCCTGCCCGATGGGCGAGCGCCGAACCCAAGGCGGCGGGTTTCTCTCGGGCCCGGCCCCGTATCCGTAATATGCGCGCGCCATGCCCTCGCACCTCCTCCTGCTGCTGGCCCTCGCCACCATGCCTCCCGCCGCCCCGGAGGACTCCCTCTCGGATGAGGCCACCGTCGCGACCCAGCAGCTCCACGCCGCCGTGGTGAACGCGCTCCTCTCCCCTTCCCAGGACCCCACCACCGCCGCTGCGGACGCCCACTTCGCCCGGGGCATCGAGGCCATCAAGGCCCGGGACTCCGCCGCCGCCATCACCGCGCTCTCCGCCTGCGTGCAGACCCTGCCCTCGCGCGTCGACTGTCGCTGGGAGCTGGGTTGGGCGTACTCGCTGGAGAACCGCTGGACCGAGGCCCTCGCGCAGTGGACCGAAGTGCAGAAGCTCAAGCCGGATCAACCCGACCTGGAGAGCGCTCTCGCCCAGGCCCAGGGTCAGGCCGCCCTCCAGGAGCGGCTGTCGAAGCCTCCCGAGCCCTCTCAGCGCCCTGCCCCGCCCAAGGACGCCAAGGTGCGCCTGCGCGCCACCGGAGACGTGATGCTCGGCACCACCGTGCCCGAGGGCTACCTGCCCCCGGACGGCGCCCAGAGCGTCATCGCCGCCGTGCGCGGGCTGCTGGAGGACGCGGACCTCACCTTCGTCAACCTCGAGGGCCCGCTGTGCGACGGCGGCAAGACGACCAAGTGTCGCTCCAACAAGCAGTGCTACGCCTTCCGCTCGCCCACCTCCTATGGAGAGGTGCTCAAGGAGGCCGGTGTGGACGTGGCCTCCACGGCCAACAACCACTCCGGAGACTTCGGAGAGGAGTGCCGCCGGCAGACGGAAGCCACCCTCGACAAGCTGGGCATCGCCTGGAGCGGCCCACCGGGCAGCGTGGCCACCGTGGAGCGCAACGGCCTGCGCATCGGCACCGTGGCCTTCCACACCTCACCGGGCTGCAACCACCTCAACAACCTGCCCACCGCCAAGGCGCTGGTGAGCGCGGTGGCCGCCTCGCATGACCTCGTCGTCGTCTCCTTCCACGGCGGCGCCGAGGGCGGCAAGGCGCTGCACGTGCCCCACGGCAAGGAGAAGTTCATGGGCGAGGACCGCGGAGACCTGCGCACCTTCACCCGCGCCATGGTGGACGCCGGCGCCCATGTCGTCCTCGGCCACGGCCCTCACGTCGCCCGCGCCATGGAGTTCTACAAGGGCCGCCTCATCGCCTACTCCATGGGCAACTTCGCCACCTACGGCCGCTTCAACCTCCAGGGTCCCCAGGGCCTGGGCATGGTGCTCGAGGTGGAGCTTGGCGCCGACGGCCGCTTCCTCTCCGGCCGCATCCTCCCCACGAAGCAGCAGGGCGAGGGCATCGTCGTGCCGGACCCCAATGGAGGTGTCATCTCCCTGGTGCGTCGGCTGTCGGCCGAGGACTTCCCCCAGAGCGGAGCGCAGGTGGCCGACGACGGCACCCTCACTCCACGCGGCAAGGCGGCGAAGCTTTCCTCTCAGCAGTCCGCACCCTGATTCATTGCTGCCCAAAAAGTGGGACCGGTGCCCACCGAGCGCGTGTCTGGCGGTTGCGTTACAAGGAATATCGCCGTGCCCGCCCTCCGTCTGCCGCGTCTCTCTTCGCTTCGAGCCTTTGAACACCCCGGTTATCTCCCGGTGTGGACGGGCTCCCTGGTGTCCAACATCGGCACTTGGATGGAGGCCGTTGCCCTCGGGGTGTACGTCACCGAGGTGACGGGCCGGGCCGAGTGGACCGGTGGCGTGGCGGCGCTCTCCTATCTCCCCGGCCTCGTCCTCTCTCCGCTGGGTGGGGCGCTGGCGGACCGCTTCGATCGGCGCACCTATCTGGCGCTGGGCGCCGTGGGCCAGTTGCTGCTGGCCATCCTGCTCACGGTGCTCGCCTTCACCCACCAGCTCAGCGTGCCGGTGGTGGCCATCGTCGCCTTCCTCAATGGCTGCATCGGCCAGCTCACCGGCCCCGCCTTCTCGGCGCTGCTGGCCGAGCTCGTCCCGCCCCGGGATTTGCACAGCGCCCTGAGCCTCAGCTCCGCCCAGTTCAACCTCGGGCGCGTGCTGGGCCCGCTGGCGGCCGCCGCCATGCTGGCCTCGGGCGGCATCGCCTGGACGCTGCTCATCAACGCCCTGTCCTTCCTGGCGGTGCTGGTCGCCCTGTCCCGCGTGCGCACGCAGCCCCCCAGCTCCAGCAAGCTGTCCGTGCCGGGCCTGGTGGAGGACATCGGCCGAGGCATGAAGGCGGCGCACCAGGACGCGGGCATCAGCCTGATGCTGATCAGCACCCTGGTCGTCGCGGTATTGATTGCCCCCTTCATCGGCCTGGTGCCGGTGTTCGCCATCCGCGTCTTCGGACAGGGCGCCTCGGCCACCTCCATGCTCGTCACCTGCCAGGGCGCCGGCGCGGTGCTGGCCGCGGTGGGCGGGGGCGTGCTGGTGGATGCCTTCGGCCGCAAGCGCGTGCTGGAGGGAGTGCTGCTCGCCCTGGGCCCCATCACCGCGCTCTACTGGCTCGCGCCGTCCCTGCCGCTGGCCGGCGTGGGCATCTTCCTGCTCGGCGCCGGCTACATGCTCTGCCTCACCGGCGTCCACACCACCGTCCAGTCGCGCGCGCCTCGGGAGATGCAGGCGCGCATCAGCAGCCTCTACAGCATGCTGCTCAGCGGCGGTTATGCCCTGGGCGTGTGGCTGCAGGGCGCGCTGGCCGACCGCCTGGGGGTGCGCTTCATCACCGTGTCGGCCAGCATCTTCTTCCTGGCGCTGGTGCTCAGCCTGCGCCTGCTGCGCCCGCGCATCTTCGACGCCACCGAGGCGTGAGGCCGTGGGAGAAGGTACTCCTGAACTTTTCAGGAAATAACTGATTGTCCTGATTTATTTGGCAATCAGGGAAGTACGCGGGTATTGAGCCCACGGTGGGAGTGAGCTTTCACACCGCCTGGAAGTGTGGGTCCTTCCTTCCCAAGTGGGCGGGAGGCGCGGGGCAATCTGCCCCGTGGGGCACAATGCCCCGTCCAGGCAGACCCCCCGAGGCGCTGCTCCCAGCGCGCGGGAGAGGTGGCGCAGGGTGTGCATCCGCCTTGGCCCGGGTGGGGTGTTTCCCCGCCGTGCCTCCTCCCCCTCTCCCCCGAGCTGTCGCAGGCGAAGCTCCGAGGTTCCTGGATGAAAAGCGTGCTGCTGGGGCTGGCCATGCTGGTGTTCGGTGGCGCCCTCGCCTTCGGCGGCGGGAGGACGCTCTACCGGGCCCATGCCAGCCGGAGCTGGCCCGTCGTGGAGGGCAGCGTGGTCTCCTCCGTCGTGGAGACGGTGCGCAACAAGCGCGCGGTGAGCTTCCAGCCCCATGTGCGCTACCGCTACACCGTGGACGGGGCGAGCTACACCTCCGAGAACATCTCCTTTGGAGGAGGCGCCGCGGGCGAAACCCTGGAAGAGGCCAACGCCTTCGTGCGGCGGCTGCCGGAGGGGGCCCCGGTGCAGCTGCACTACGCGCCGGGGGATGCCTCGCTGGTGTGCCTGGACTGCCAGCGGGTGTCGCTCGCCGACTATGGCGTCACCGGAGGCGGGGCGGTGCTGGTGGGGCTGGCGGTGCTGAGCCTCGTGGAGACGGCGCGCTTCGAGCTGCGCATGCGGCGCCTGGAGCACCGGGCCTCGCTGGCGGGCGGTCCTGGTCGGCGCGCCTCCTAGGGTTGGGGGTCGAGCGCCCGAGCGCAGCCCGCGGCTCCCCGTGGCCACGCCAGGCACGGGAGCCGGGCGTGTGTCCCCCGCCGCTCCGTCCCCAGCTTTCCCGTATCTCCGGCCACCGCGTCCGCCCATCCTCCAAGGCCCCGTGAAGCTCGCGCGCAAAATCACCTTCGCCCTCACCCTGCTGGCCATCCTCATCATCACCGTGCTGGAGACCTTGGAGGTCCGCCGGGAGCTGGAGCACTCGGCGCTCGACATGCGGCATGACCATCGCCTGCTGGGCCACATGGTCGCCGGCTCGCTGAGCCGGGCGTGGATGCAGCTGGGCGAGGGCGAGGCGCTGACCCGGCTGGACCAGGCCAACCGCTTCCAGGAGCAGGTGCGCATGCGCTGGGTGTGGCTCGATGGCACCCCGCGCAGCCCTCCCTCCACGCCCATCTCCACGGAGCTGCTCGACACGCTGCGCCAAGGCCAGGACGGCTCGGTGGTGGATGAGGCGACGAAGCCGGGAGTGCTGCGCTCCTACACCCCTGTCTTCATCAAGGGCCAGCTGGGCGCCATCGAAATCTCCGAGTCCCTGGCCCGGGAGCGCCAGCACGTGCAGCACACGGTGCAGAGCGCGGCCATCGGCACCCTGGCGCTGGCCATCACCTTCCTGGTGGTCGCCATGGCCATGGGGCGGAAGCTGGTGGGCTACCCGGTGCAGCGGCTGGTGGAGCTGGCCCACGCCATGGGCGAGGGGCGCCTGGAGACGCGGGTGGAGCTGCGGCAGAACGACGAGCTGGAGACGCTGGCCACGGCGATGAACCGCATGGGAGAGCTGCTGCTGCGCGCCCGGGAGACCATCGCCGCGGAGACGGCGGGGCGCCTGTCCACCCTCGAGCACCTGCGCCACGCGGACCGGCTCACCACCGTGGGCAAGCTGGCCTCGGGCGTCGCCCACGAGCTGGGCACTCCGCTCAACGTGGTGCTGGGCCGGGCGAAGATGATCTCCTCGGGTGAGGCGGAGGGCGAGGAGGTGGGCGAGAGCGCCCGCATCATCTCCCAGCAGGCGCAGCACATGACGCGCATCATCCGCCAGCTGTTGGACTTCGCGCGGCGCCGCACCCCGCAGCGGGCGCCGGAGGACCTGTCGCAGCTGGTCACCCGCACCCTGAGCCTGCTGCGCCCGCTGGCCGCCAAGAAGCGGGTGACGCTGGTGTCCGAGGTGCCCGAGTCCCTGGTGCTGGAGGTGGACGCGGGCCAGCTCCAGCAGGTGCTCACCAACCTGGTGATGAATGGCATCCAGGCGGCCGAGTACCCCGGCACCTTGAGGGTGCGCGCCCGGCCGGAGCGGGCCCTGCCGCCGACGGACGTGGGCGGGCCCGAGGCGGACTGGCTCCGGGTGGACGTGGAGGATGAGGGCAAGGGCATCCCCGCCGAAGTCATGCCCCACATCTTCGAGCCCTTCTTCACCACCAAGGACGTGGGCGAGGGCACCGGGCTGGGGCTGGCCGTCTCCTACGGGCTCGTGAGGGACCACGGGGGGTGGATCTCCGCGCGCAGCGAGCCGGAGCGAGGTACCTGCTTCTCCATCTACCTGCCGCGAGGAGGCGCCGATGCCGGGCCGCATCTTGATGGTCGAGGATGAGCGTGAGATGCGCGCGATGCTGGAGAAGGGGCTGACGCGCCGCGGCTTCGAGCCGCATGGGTACGCCACCTCGGACGAGGCGCTGGAGCGGCTGGGCACCGAGGACTTCGACGTGGTGCTCACGGACCTGCAGATGCCGGGGATGAACGGGCTGGCGCTGTGCGAGCGCATCGCCCTCAACCGCCCGGACATCCCCGTGGTGGTGGTGACGGCCTTCGGCAGTCTGGAGACGGCGGTGGCCGCCATGCGGGTGGGGGCCTACGACTTCATCACCAAGCCGGTGGACGTGGACGCGCTGGTGTTCGTGCTGGAGCGGGCGGTGCAGCACCGCGCGCTGCGTCAGGAAGTCCGGCGGCTGCGCCAGGAGCTGGGCGAGCGGGCGGGCATGGGGGAGCTGCTGGGCGAGAGCCCCTCGCTGCGGCAGGCGTACGCGCTCATCGACCGGGTGGCGGACGTGGACACCACGGTGCTGATTACGGGCGAGAGCGGCACCGGCAAGGAGGTGGCCGCGCGGGCGCTGCACACCCGGGGGCGGCGGCGCACGGGGCCCTTCGTGGCGCTCAACTGCGCGGCCATGCCCGAGCAGCTCCTGGAGAGTGAGCTGTTTGGCCATGTGAAGGGCGCTTTCACGGACGCGCGCACCCCACGCACGGGCCTGTTCGTCGAGGCTACTGGAGGCACGCTCTTCCTGGACGAGGTGGGCGAGCTGCCGCTGGCGCTCCAGCCCAAGCTCCTGCGCGCGCTGCAGGAGCGCAAGGTGCGGCCCGTGGGAGGCAACGAGGAGGTGGAGTTCGACGCGCGCATCGTCGCCGCCACCAACCGGGACTTGGAGCTGGCGGTGGCCGAGGGGCGCTTCCGGGAGGATTTGTACTACCGGCTCAACGTCATCAACATCGAGCTGCCGCCGCTGCGCGCGCGGGGAAATGACGCGCTGCTTCTATCGCAGCGCTTCATCGAGCACTTCGCCGCGCGCACGGGCAAGCGCGTGGTGGGGCTGAGCCCGGCGGCGGCCCAGCGCCTGCTCACCTATGGCTGGCCGGGCAACGTGCGCGAGCTGCAGAACTGCATCGAGCGCGCCGTGGCGCTCACCTCCTTCGAGCAGCTCACGGTGGAGGACCTGCCCGAGCGCATCCGCAACTACAGCGCCCCGCGGGTGGTGCCCGAGGTGGCGGACATGTCCGAGCTCGTCACACTCGAAGAGGTGGAGCGCCGCTACATCCAGCGGGTGCTGGAGGCCGTGGGCGGCAGCCGCACCCTGGCCGCGCGCATCCTCGGGGTGGACCGCAAGACGCTCTACCGCAAGCTAGAGCGCCGCGCCGAGGAAGACGGCCCGAAGCCCTGAGGCCGTGGCATGGGAAGTGCTCCTCGCATGCGGGCAGGCCGCCGCGATGGCTTGCCTGCTGCCCAGACAGGAGGAGCGAATGAACCCCGAAGAGACGGAGGCCGGACCCTGTCCGAAGGGACAGGGGGCAGAGTCCCGGGAACGCTGCGTCCTCGTGGCGGAGGATGATCCGGAGATGCGGCGCCTGGTGTGCCGGGCCTTGCGCCGGGCCGGCTATCGCGTTGTCGAGGTGGAGGATGGGCGCGCGCTGGTGAACGCGCTGATCCGCTGCGTGAAGGACACGCCCGAGCAGCTGCCGGATCTGATCATCAGCGACGTGCGGATGCCGGGCTGCACGGGGCTGGAGGTGCTGGCGCGCATGCGGCGCGTGGAGTGGACCACCCCCGTCATCCTCATCACCGCCTTCGGGGACATGGAGACGCACGACGAGGCGCACCGGCTCGGCGCCGCGCGGGTGCTGGACAAGCCATTCGACGTGGATGAGCTGTGCTCGGCCGCGCGCACGCTCGTGCCAACGTCCTGAGCACTGTTTGATAGGCATTGAGATGTCTGTCTTTCTCGTGCGCCGAGAGGCCTCTCCGACGGGGCGGAGTCGGAGATGACTCGCGTGTGAAGAAAGACTCGCTCTCGGGGGGCAGGCGATCGTCGTCCGGGAACGGACGTTTTCGCGGTCCCCGGAAAACACGTGTCAAACCCGACAGGTTTCGCGGCTTGAGCTTGAATTGGAGGGTGTGGTCAGGGAATTGCTCCTGAGCGCAGCGCTCACCCAGTCCTGGAGGGGGACCAGATGGGTTTCTTCAAGCGTGGCGTGGTCCTGTGGAGCGTCGTGGTGGTGCTGGCCCTCCCCTCGGTGGTCCAAGCCACGGGCTCGTTCGTGAACTGGGAGAATCCCCACGTCCACCCCCTGGAGCTGACGCCGGATGGCACGCGGCTGCTGGCCGTGAACACGGCGGACAACCGGCTGCTGGTGTTCGACCTGACGAACCTGAGCCAGGGGCCGAGGCTGGTGGCCTCCATCCCCGTGGGGCTCGAGCCGGTGTCGGTGCGGGCTCGCTCCAACACGGAGGCCTGGGTCGTCAACCACATCTCCGACAGCGTGAGCATCGTGAACCTGGCCACGCTCAACGTGGTGGCCACCATCCCCACCGACGATGAGCCCGCGGACGTCGTCTTCGCCGGTTCCCCCCGGAAGGCCTTCATCACCTGCTCCCAGGTCAACACGGTGCTGGTGGTGAACCCGGCCTGGCCCCTGGCCCCTGCCCAGCGGGTGAAGCTGCTGGGAGAGGACCCCCGGGCCCTGGCGGTGAGCCCGGACGGCGCGAAGGTG
This region includes:
- a CDS encoding serine/threonine protein kinase; the protein is MERSAVPELDPASLPMGTQVGPWRLEGWGGRGTYGVVYRAVRVGREEAGCVALKLALHPEDPRFEREVKLLSSLRHPSVPRFHGHGGWRHPSGAVHPYLAMQWIHGRPLYDWAAQRNPSSRQVLRVLAQVARALEAVHAVHAVHRDVKGGNVLVRPADGRVFLTDLGSGHYAGASSLTQQVLPPGTPAYRSPEAWRFVQRFGHDSSARYAATPADDLFALGVTACRLVTDEYPPSTEPGEDTAGLWRVDSEGPRPPAAINFRVELRLNALILQLLSARPEARGTSAELARTLEEVAEQAGPEADHPLFAWEALSPASWSPEDVAIAVGLHQRPRRRDRQVVRLSEQRDAAEKAEELTRVRAPAEGSPWRTRLTALAVGVLMLVGDWRGEPREASPEDGGTAGLGDDARTFVVASAPAPSPKGIRLEIPPKPFKGQRKAPCPKGDVEIRGGCWTKLETQAPDCQEYAYEWKGGCYLPIIPAAPPATSDHP
- a CDS encoding CapA family protein gives rise to the protein MPSHLLLLLALATMPPAAPEDSLSDEATVATQQLHAAVVNALLSPSQDPTTAAADAHFARGIEAIKARDSAAAITALSACVQTLPSRVDCRWELGWAYSLENRWTEALAQWTEVQKLKPDQPDLESALAQAQGQAALQERLSKPPEPSQRPAPPKDAKVRLRATGDVMLGTTVPEGYLPPDGAQSVIAAVRGLLEDADLTFVNLEGPLCDGGKTTKCRSNKQCYAFRSPTSYGEVLKEAGVDVASTANNHSGDFGEECRRQTEATLDKLGIAWSGPPGSVATVERNGLRIGTVAFHTSPGCNHLNNLPTAKALVSAVAASHDLVVVSFHGGAEGGKALHVPHGKEKFMGEDRGDLRTFTRAMVDAGAHVVLGHGPHVARAMEFYKGRLIAYSMGNFATYGRFNLQGPQGLGMVLEVELGADGRFLSGRILPTKQQGEGIVVPDPNGGVISLVRRLSAEDFPQSGAQVADDGTLTPRGKAAKLSSQQSAP
- a CDS encoding MFS transporter codes for the protein MPALRLPRLSSLRAFEHPGYLPVWTGSLVSNIGTWMEAVALGVYVTEVTGRAEWTGGVAALSYLPGLVLSPLGGALADRFDRRTYLALGAVGQLLLAILLTVLAFTHQLSVPVVAIVAFLNGCIGQLTGPAFSALLAELVPPRDLHSALSLSSAQFNLGRVLGPLAAAAMLASGGIAWTLLINALSFLAVLVALSRVRTQPPSSSKLSVPGLVEDIGRGMKAAHQDAGISLMLISTLVVAVLIAPFIGLVPVFAIRVFGQGASATSMLVTCQGAGAVLAAVGGGVLVDAFGRKRVLEGVLLALGPITALYWLAPSLPLAGVGIFLLGAGYMLCLTGVHTTVQSRAPREMQARISSLYSMLLSGGYALGVWLQGALADRLGVRFITVSASIFFLALVLSLRLLRPRIFDATEA
- a CDS encoding DUF3592 domain-containing protein, coding for MKSVLLGLAMLVFGGALAFGGGRTLYRAHASRSWPVVEGSVVSSVVETVRNKRAVSFQPHVRYRYTVDGASYTSENISFGGGAAGETLEEANAFVRRLPEGAPVQLHYAPGDASLVCLDCQRVSLADYGVTGGGAVLVGLAVLSLVETARFELRMRRLEHRASLAGGPGRRAS
- a CDS encoding sensor histidine kinase, yielding MKLARKITFALTLLAILIITVLETLEVRRELEHSALDMRHDHRLLGHMVAGSLSRAWMQLGEGEALTRLDQANRFQEQVRMRWVWLDGTPRSPPSTPISTELLDTLRQGQDGSVVDEATKPGVLRSYTPVFIKGQLGAIEISESLARERQHVQHTVQSAAIGTLALAITFLVVAMAMGRKLVGYPVQRLVELAHAMGEGRLETRVELRQNDELETLATAMNRMGELLLRARETIAAETAGRLSTLEHLRHADRLTTVGKLASGVAHELGTPLNVVLGRAKMISSGEAEGEEVGESARIISQQAQHMTRIIRQLLDFARRRTPQRAPEDLSQLVTRTLSLLRPLAAKKRVTLVSEVPESLVLEVDAGQLQQVLTNLVMNGIQAAEYPGTLRVRARPERALPPTDVGGPEADWLRVDVEDEGKGIPAEVMPHIFEPFFTTKDVGEGTGLGLAVSYGLVRDHGGWISARSEPERGTCFSIYLPRGGADAGPHLDGRG
- a CDS encoding sigma-54-dependent transcriptional regulator, with the translated sequence MPGRILMVEDEREMRAMLEKGLTRRGFEPHGYATSDEALERLGTEDFDVVLTDLQMPGMNGLALCERIALNRPDIPVVVVTAFGSLETAVAAMRVGAYDFITKPVDVDALVFVLERAVQHRALRQEVRRLRQELGERAGMGELLGESPSLRQAYALIDRVADVDTTVLITGESGTGKEVAARALHTRGRRRTGPFVALNCAAMPEQLLESELFGHVKGAFTDARTPRTGLFVEATGGTLFLDEVGELPLALQPKLLRALQERKVRPVGGNEEVEFDARIVAATNRDLELAVAEGRFREDLYYRLNVINIELPPLRARGNDALLLSQRFIEHFAARTGKRVVGLSPAAAQRLLTYGWPGNVRELQNCIERAVALTSFEQLTVEDLPERIRNYSAPRVVPEVADMSELVTLEEVERRYIQRVLEAVGGSRTLAARILGVDRKTLYRKLERRAEEDGPKP